The Zonotrichia albicollis isolate bZonAlb1 chromosome 6, bZonAlb1.hap1, whole genome shotgun sequence genome window below encodes:
- the NRIP3 gene encoding nuclear receptor-interacting protein 3 isoform X3 — translation MFYSGILTEPSRKEVEIREAASLRQQRRMKQAVQFIHKDSADLLPLDGLKKLGTSKDTQPHNILQKRLMETNLSKFRGSWAPKDLSSQTNKLNQTRLGSSGKTEDEELIVVSCQCAGKELKAVVDTGSQHNLMSSACLDRLGLKEHLKALPVEEEMVSLPNKMKAIGQIEGLSLTVGAVPVECAALVVEDNDQPFSFGLQTLKSLKCVINMEKHHLVLGQTDREEIPFVGTDSAEAGEHLEA, via the exons ATGTTTTATTCGGGCATCCTGACGGAGCCGAGCAGGAAAGAAGTGGAGATCAGGGAAGCGGCGTCTCTCCGGCAGCAGAGGAGGATGAAGCAGGCGGTGCAGTTCATCCACAAGGATTCTGCGGATCTGCTCCCTCTGGACGGGCTGAAGAAGCTGGGCACATCGAAGGATACT CAACCACATAACATCCTGCAGAAGCGCCTGATGGAGACAAACTTATCCAAGTTCCGAGGCAGCTGGGCCCCAAAGGATCTCTCATCACAGACCAACAAGCTGAACCAAACCAGACTGGGCAGCTCAGGGAAAACTGAGGATGAAGAGCTCATAGTGGTGAGCTGCCAG TGTGCGGGGAAGGAGCTGAAGGCCGTGGTGGACACCGGCTCGCAGCACAACCTCATGTCATCTGCCTGCCTGGACAGGCTGGG GTTAAAGGAGCATCTCAAGGCACTCCCTGTGGAAGAGGAGATGGTTTCCTTGCCAAACAAGATGAAAGCCATCGGACAGATCGAGGGTCTGTCGCTCACGGTGGGAGCGGTCCCTGTGGAGTGCGCGGCCCTCGTCGTGG aagacaACGACCAACCCTTTTCCTTTGGGCTGCAGACACTGAAGTCTCTGAAG TGTGtcataaacatggagaagcacCACCTGGTTCTGGGGCAGACGGACAGGGAGGAAATCCCGTTTGTGGGCACTGACAGTgctgaggcaggagagca TTTGGAGGCATAA
- the NRIP3 gene encoding nuclear receptor-interacting protein 3 isoform X2, with protein sequence MFYSGILTEPSRKEVEIREAASLRQQRRMKQAVQFIHKDSADLLPLDGLKKLGTSKDTQPHNILQKRLMETNLSKFRGSWAPKDLSSQTNKLNQTRLGSSGKTEDEELIVVSCQCAGKELKAVVDTGSQHNLMSSACLDRLGLKEHLKALPVEEEMVSLPNKMKAIGQIEGLSLTVGAVPVECAALVVDNDQPFSFGLQTLKSLKCVINMEKHHLVLGQTDREEIPFVGTDSAEAGEHSPPASSSWCPRFFQPYLTKARKICAVSTAHI encoded by the exons ATGTTTTATTCGGGCATCCTGACGGAGCCGAGCAGGAAAGAAGTGGAGATCAGGGAAGCGGCGTCTCTCCGGCAGCAGAGGAGGATGAAGCAGGCGGTGCAGTTCATCCACAAGGATTCTGCGGATCTGCTCCCTCTGGACGGGCTGAAGAAGCTGGGCACATCGAAGGATACT CAACCACATAACATCCTGCAGAAGCGCCTGATGGAGACAAACTTATCCAAGTTCCGAGGCAGCTGGGCCCCAAAGGATCTCTCATCACAGACCAACAAGCTGAACCAAACCAGACTGGGCAGCTCAGGGAAAACTGAGGATGAAGAGCTCATAGTGGTGAGCTGCCAG TGTGCGGGGAAGGAGCTGAAGGCCGTGGTGGACACCGGCTCGCAGCACAACCTCATGTCATCTGCCTGCCTGGACAGGCTGGG GTTAAAGGAGCATCTCAAGGCACTCCCTGTGGAAGAGGAGATGGTTTCCTTGCCAAACAAGATGAAAGCCATCGGACAGATCGAGGGTCTGTCGCTCACGGTGGGAGCGGTCCCTGTGGAGTGCGCGGCCCTCGTCGTGG acaACGACCAACCCTTTTCCTTTGGGCTGCAGACACTGAAGTCTCTGAAG TGTGtcataaacatggagaagcacCACCTGGTTCTGGGGCAGACGGACAGGGAGGAAATCCCGTTTGTGGGCACTGACAGTgctgaggcaggagagca CAGCCCtcctgccagctcctcctggtgtcccagatTTTTCCAGCCTTATCTCACTAAAGCAAGAAAAATATGTGCTGTAAGTACCGCTCATATTTAA
- the NRIP3 gene encoding nuclear receptor-interacting protein 3 isoform X1, whose product MFYSGILTEPSRKEVEIREAASLRQQRRMKQAVQFIHKDSADLLPLDGLKKLGTSKDTQPHNILQKRLMETNLSKFRGSWAPKDLSSQTNKLNQTRLGSSGKTEDEELIVVSCQCAGKELKAVVDTGSQHNLMSSACLDRLGLKEHLKALPVEEEMVSLPNKMKAIGQIEGLSLTVGAVPVECAALVVEDNDQPFSFGLQTLKSLKCVINMEKHHLVLGQTDREEIPFVGTDSAEAGEHSPPASSSWCPRFFQPYLTKARKICAVSTAHI is encoded by the exons ATGTTTTATTCGGGCATCCTGACGGAGCCGAGCAGGAAAGAAGTGGAGATCAGGGAAGCGGCGTCTCTCCGGCAGCAGAGGAGGATGAAGCAGGCGGTGCAGTTCATCCACAAGGATTCTGCGGATCTGCTCCCTCTGGACGGGCTGAAGAAGCTGGGCACATCGAAGGATACT CAACCACATAACATCCTGCAGAAGCGCCTGATGGAGACAAACTTATCCAAGTTCCGAGGCAGCTGGGCCCCAAAGGATCTCTCATCACAGACCAACAAGCTGAACCAAACCAGACTGGGCAGCTCAGGGAAAACTGAGGATGAAGAGCTCATAGTGGTGAGCTGCCAG TGTGCGGGGAAGGAGCTGAAGGCCGTGGTGGACACCGGCTCGCAGCACAACCTCATGTCATCTGCCTGCCTGGACAGGCTGGG GTTAAAGGAGCATCTCAAGGCACTCCCTGTGGAAGAGGAGATGGTTTCCTTGCCAAACAAGATGAAAGCCATCGGACAGATCGAGGGTCTGTCGCTCACGGTGGGAGCGGTCCCTGTGGAGTGCGCGGCCCTCGTCGTGG aagacaACGACCAACCCTTTTCCTTTGGGCTGCAGACACTGAAGTCTCTGAAG TGTGtcataaacatggagaagcacCACCTGGTTCTGGGGCAGACGGACAGGGAGGAAATCCCGTTTGTGGGCACTGACAGTgctgaggcaggagagca CAGCCCtcctgccagctcctcctggtgtcccagatTTTTCCAGCCTTATCTCACTAAAGCAAGAAAAATATGTGCTGTAAGTACCGCTCATATTTAA